In Methylomonas sp. ZR1, one DNA window encodes the following:
- a CDS encoding class I SAM-dependent DNA methyltransferase, giving the protein MAMTNEREVERYVEDILKDLGYKEINYQGSNDKNIQRLLKSKSGGKAGRGKPEFTVKLNGISSDLLIIEIKKDAKYHESKNSYKDVFDEVDVNNLIAKDYAVDGVVHYMASVMKEYNAIGVAVSGSCKDTLKISTFVTKKGKIARLKNQALLSAKDYIKLIHQNDYQPNEAIIIANIQKELPILHNELRDMMKLSEQEKPLLISACLLALQEESFVISYKSKTNKEALSSYTLNTIENTLVHTLQVAKDKADMMMANFSFIRNNPNVIEHLKYILEKVCFLFDEFRFSETSYDVIGNFYNEFLKYTGGDKQGLGIVLTPRHITELFCDLAEINVDSVVLDTCTGTGAFLISAMKNMIDKANGNSAIIERIKKSQLIGIEQNPHMFTLACSNMILRHDGKSNMFHGSCFDVNIQKQVKALKPTVALINPPYSQKDTKESELAFIKQSLDMLQPNGKLVAIVPISCAIEMSSIRIEQRQNILKSHTLDAVFSMPDELFYPVGTVTCIMVFTAHRPHGQLVIDTINNKPVEVVKPTRPTFFGFWKDDGFVKTKTQGRCDKYGKYAGILQRWLDAYRLGIVQNGFTAKEYVNERMEWCCEAYMTIDYASITQDVFEQQILKLMAYELLNKQGVRYG; this is encoded by the coding sequence ATGGCAATGACAAATGAAAGGGAAGTTGAGCGCTACGTTGAAGATATTCTAAAAGACCTTGGCTATAAAGAAATAAACTATCAAGGGTCTAATGATAAAAACATTCAGAGACTATTGAAAAGTAAATCTGGCGGCAAAGCTGGAAGAGGAAAACCAGAGTTTACTGTAAAACTTAACGGCATATCCTCTGATTTGTTGATAATTGAAATAAAAAAAGATGCGAAGTACCACGAAAGCAAAAACTCATACAAAGATGTCTTTGATGAGGTGGATGTTAATAATTTAATAGCAAAAGATTACGCCGTGGATGGGGTTGTTCACTACATGGCGTCTGTAATGAAGGAATACAATGCTATTGGCGTCGCTGTTTCTGGCTCTTGCAAAGATACTTTAAAAATATCTACATTCGTAACAAAAAAAGGAAAAATAGCTCGATTAAAGAATCAAGCTCTATTATCTGCAAAGGACTACATTAAGCTAATTCATCAAAATGATTATCAGCCAAACGAAGCAATAATTATTGCTAACATACAGAAAGAGCTCCCGATTTTGCATAATGAGTTGAGAGATATGATGAAGCTCTCAGAACAAGAAAAACCATTATTGATTTCAGCTTGTTTGCTGGCACTACAAGAAGAATCATTCGTAATTTCATATAAGTCAAAAACCAACAAAGAGGCTTTGTCTAGTTATACATTAAATACTATAGAAAACACATTAGTTCATACTCTTCAGGTAGCTAAAGATAAAGCCGACATGATGATGGCGAATTTCTCCTTCATCAGAAACAACCCTAATGTTATAGAACATTTGAAGTACATATTGGAAAAAGTATGCTTTTTGTTCGACGAATTTAGATTTTCAGAAACTTCCTATGATGTTATAGGTAATTTTTACAACGAATTTTTAAAATATACCGGCGGTGATAAGCAAGGTCTCGGCATTGTCTTAACGCCCAGACACATAACCGAGCTTTTCTGTGATCTTGCTGAAATCAATGTTGATTCTGTTGTTTTGGATACATGCACCGGCACTGGAGCATTTCTAATTTCGGCTATGAAGAATATGATTGATAAAGCTAATGGAAACTCTGCCATTATCGAAAGAATTAAAAAAAGCCAACTAATAGGAATCGAACAAAATCCTCACATGTTTACTTTAGCCTGCTCGAACATGATTTTGCGCCATGATGGTAAATCCAATATGTTTCATGGCTCCTGTTTTGATGTAAACATTCAGAAACAAGTAAAAGCTCTCAAACCAACCGTAGCTTTAATAAATCCACCATATTCTCAAAAGGACACAAAAGAAAGTGAACTGGCGTTCATCAAGCAGTCCTTGGATATGTTGCAACCCAACGGTAAGCTGGTAGCGATTGTGCCTATTTCATGTGCCATTGAAATGTCGAGCATTCGCATTGAACAGCGACAAAATATTCTTAAAAGCCATACGCTGGATGCAGTGTTTTCTATGCCGGACGAACTGTTTTATCCAGTCGGCACAGTGACATGCATTATGGTATTTACGGCGCACAGACCACATGGACAGCTTGTCATAGATACCATTAATAACAAGCCTGTCGAAGTGGTAAAACCTACTAGACCGACATTTTTTGGCTTCTGGAAGGATGACGGATTTGTGAAAACCAAAACCCAAGGCCGGTGTGATAAATACGGTAAATATGCTGGCATTCTGCAAAGATGGCTAGATGCTTACCGTCTGGGTATCGTTCAGAATGGCTTTACTGCCAAAGAATACGTCAATGAGCGCATGGAATGGTGTTGTGAAGCTTACATGACCATCGACTATGCCAGCATCACGCAAGATGTGTTCGAGCAGCAAATTTTAAAGCTAATGGCGTATGAGCTGTTGAACAAACAGGGGGTGCGTTATGGCTAA
- a CDS encoding NYN domain-containing protein, which yields MTTQKANRIAVFIDAENVTNWIKNDGVTLLIEELKQLGQIIIRRAYGVWSRPQLAMHQASINQNGFELIHCYHPVTGKNTADIQMTVDVIECAWQLPNINYFVLVTGDSDFSPVFRRLREMDKEVIGVGRHSTLSECVKTSCSRFIYTDECSPELVASSVDVASPQDSSQNTTITQGSQPCLSLAEAQSLVIQQLKATPDAVNTSQLKNTLKQKVADFKESDYGFKTFTDFLKATKGVHLNKVGTVNYASLMPSKTKTTAPKPASADLYKSLLSKHNMRLISADTIKKIYKQACTNKQACSDLSTLRETVFVECHKIDNHLSKTDINKAFTLFVRMDLVYTEKQKDGTDAIRVKKIALKDFLLKLDKLIISTLIELKKVNDFELKAKELKKLTMSTISKDNIKKIIGEK from the coding sequence ATGACCACTCAAAAAGCCAATAGGATTGCGGTATTCATCGACGCAGAAAATGTCACCAACTGGATCAAAAACGATGGCGTTACACTATTAATAGAAGAACTGAAACAGCTAGGCCAAATCATCATTCGTCGGGCATACGGCGTTTGGAGCCGCCCCCAATTGGCTATGCATCAGGCATCTATCAATCAGAATGGATTTGAACTGATTCATTGCTACCACCCTGTCACCGGTAAAAATACTGCCGACATCCAGATGACAGTCGATGTCATCGAATGTGCATGGCAACTTCCCAATATCAATTATTTTGTTTTAGTCACGGGTGATTCGGACTTCAGTCCTGTATTTCGCCGTTTACGAGAAATGGACAAAGAAGTGATCGGTGTTGGTCGGCATTCAACTTTGAGCGAATGCGTCAAAACATCGTGCAGTCGTTTTATTTATACGGATGAATGCTCACCTGAACTCGTCGCATCATCAGTGGATGTGGCTTCACCACAGGACTCATCCCAAAACACAACGATAACCCAAGGCTCTCAACCTTGTTTATCACTTGCCGAAGCGCAGTCGCTTGTCATTCAGCAATTGAAAGCGACACCGGATGCAGTCAACACTTCACAGCTAAAAAATACTTTGAAACAGAAAGTGGCGGATTTTAAGGAAAGTGACTACGGGTTTAAAACTTTTACAGACTTCCTTAAAGCGACCAAAGGCGTCCACTTGAATAAAGTTGGAACCGTTAACTATGCGTCATTGATGCCCAGCAAAACAAAAACAACTGCACCCAAACCCGCTTCAGCCGATTTATATAAAAGCCTACTGAGCAAACACAATATGCGCCTGATCAGCGCAGATACCATCAAGAAAATCTATAAACAGGCTTGCACAAATAAACAAGCATGTTCCGATTTGTCCACTCTTCGCGAAACTGTTTTTGTTGAATGCCATAAAATTGATAACCATCTTTCGAAAACCGATATCAATAAGGCATTTACTTTGTTTGTAAGGATGGATTTGGTGTATACCGAAAAGCAGAAAGATGGGACAGATGCTATTCGAGTAAAAAAAATCGCTTTAAAGGATTTTTTGTTGAAATTAGATAAGCTGATTATTTCGACATTGATAGAACTTAAGAAAGTCAACGACTTTGAATTAAAAGCCAAAGAACTTAAAAAGCTCACCATGTCCACGATTAGTAAAGACAATATCAAAAAGATAATTGGTGAAAAATAG
- a CDS encoding DEAD/DEAH box helicase: MKNVFDFRDELISDYSSFSRSFTRIAATDIIEKVEAEYKDGRYWPKALIQINPNYKRQSTVQELAEQGILHKQCADIFQVGKQEKNPQPLHLYIHQLQAIAKAQSGQSYVVTTGTGSGKSLSFFIPVIDKILKEKALDPIARTRAIVIYPMNALANSQLEELNKFLEGYSPTEQPFTVARYTGQESTAEREAIAANPPDILLTNFMMLELILTRFEDTDRRVVEHCKGLNFLILDELHTYRGRQGADVALLVRRLRERLQANQLICIGTSATMSSTGSVSDQMQTVAEVSSKLFGAAISPNDIIRETLERVTDPSKDVSSIKGQLSDCLANSEFSWPTFEAFRQDPLAIWVELNLGIELPLDGEPHRAKPISLSEASKRLAQDADCSEEVAKAGLQKFLIAVQHEVVTPQGRSPFAFKLHQFISGPGKVHATLESPSNRHITLDAQRFAPGRQSESVLLYPAHFCRECGQEYHPVWREEQGGVIYRPREIDDISSDDNDDIKFGFLCPANSNQQYQGQLEELPEIWLDLTKSQPKIKPGYRKVIPIATRVDAQGNEGRGEHYWFIPGKFRFCLHCGFVNEAHGKDINRLASLSGEGRSSATTMLTLSALRQLFEETELPEGLPDPRKLLGFTDNRQDAALQAGHFNDFVFLLTLRAGLLAGLQINSGLLNEENLADEVFKALGFNGADAATLREYLRTPKLMGLARTEAQRTLRFILGYRLLRDLRRGWRFNNPNLDQLNLLVIQYRSLDEFCADDSVFGQPGSILHSLSPDNRAAFCQLVFDEMRWALCLESRYLDAVEQDKAKTSAHQYLNERWAFVPDETLATSKYLILGKRPEYKGKPRADLVSAGPRSRIAKQIKRAQFWKDSPFAHQVSCWKEQEFVDILESLLQAAANYGYVHKHTIDSSILGWRLNAAAMDWCTPQPSESADSSKSNSFFRQLYLVMAEMLKLPSHPLFDFEAHEHTAQVDAARRQLLEQRFRFTDKDRQDWANDPSHEAPLERLPVMFCSPTMELGVDISALNTVYLRNVPPTPANYAQRSGRAGRSGQQALVITYCAAQSPHDQWFFHNADKMVHGIVKPPTLDLANRDLVESHLHAVWLACCEIELDSSIAPLIDLEQEGKPIKPELLARFTNPDVLAKAKQSAQRVIDQLESEIKNSGWFHEGFVEQIINDSPQAFTAAIDRWRNLFEATRKQMDMSDSIVKSHTASNSDRENARRRYGDAARQYSILLKSSNTQNSDFYTYRYLASQGFLPGYNFPRLPLMAWIPARGGATSNGKDDEGSMVSRPRFLALSEFGPRSLIYHEGRMYRVVRAKLNVGSSDHVSSNSSLGTVSALVCSQCGYGHLGDENGSAPLENRCENCDALLTESDWVNQLYRIETVETLPVERISINDEERQRQGFELQTTYRFLPGTIGEQQKQLAKVIHNNETLCEITYSPAARIWRINRGWRRRKDKNQLGFYINPITGVWSKQDDPNQDDDSGNEEALLDKVSPQRIVPFVEDHRNVLILTPNPSPTPLSIEAMATLQSALKRGIEQTFQIEEAELVVEPLPNTDDRLALLFYEAAEGGAGVLTRLISEPTSLSWVAKAALNLMHFDNVDQATDLDTLLQLERKNPVGESTCEAGCYQCLLSYFNQPDHENIDRRNQDALKILIGLAHATVIPAEPTSNVEQVPSAESSLIEQWLAALQQANLRQPDAIEVPINQGQATAAGHFKAQRVLVFIEAISDELKNQLQDKGWQVLDFSAQDQWPSLFVQYADLIGKK; encoded by the coding sequence ATGAAGAACGTATTTGATTTTCGAGACGAATTGATATCGGACTATAGCTCCTTCTCTCGCAGCTTTACCCGCATCGCAGCCACAGACATCATTGAAAAAGTCGAAGCCGAATACAAAGACGGTCGCTACTGGCCCAAAGCTCTGATTCAGATCAACCCGAACTACAAACGGCAATCGACAGTACAAGAGCTGGCTGAACAAGGCATTTTGCACAAGCAATGCGCCGACATCTTTCAAGTTGGCAAACAGGAAAAAAATCCGCAACCACTTCATCTCTACATCCATCAGCTACAAGCAATCGCCAAAGCACAGTCAGGTCAAAGCTATGTGGTCACAACCGGTACGGGTTCCGGTAAATCACTATCGTTTTTTATTCCGGTCATCGACAAAATCCTGAAAGAAAAGGCCTTAGACCCAATCGCTCGCACCAGAGCCATTGTCATTTACCCCATGAACGCGCTGGCCAACAGCCAGCTCGAAGAGTTGAATAAATTTCTTGAAGGCTACAGCCCCACGGAGCAGCCTTTCACCGTGGCGCGTTACACCGGTCAAGAAAGCACAGCGGAACGCGAGGCCATTGCCGCCAATCCACCGGATATTCTGCTCACCAACTTCATGATGTTAGAACTGATTCTGACGCGCTTTGAAGACACAGATCGCCGTGTTGTCGAGCATTGCAAGGGACTCAATTTTTTGATCCTTGATGAGCTGCATACTTATCGTGGCCGCCAAGGCGCGGATGTCGCATTATTAGTACGTCGATTACGTGAGCGACTGCAAGCTAATCAATTAATTTGCATTGGTACGTCTGCCACGATGTCGAGCACCGGCAGTGTATCGGATCAAATGCAAACGGTTGCCGAAGTATCCAGCAAGTTGTTCGGCGCGGCCATCTCACCAAACGACATCATCCGCGAGACCTTGGAGCGTGTTACCGATCCGTCTAAAGATGTTTCATCGATAAAAGGTCAATTATCGGATTGTTTGGCTAACTCAGAGTTTTCATGGCCGACTTTTGAAGCATTTAGACAAGACCCGCTTGCGATTTGGGTTGAATTGAATTTAGGTATTGAGCTGCCATTGGACGGAGAGCCGCATCGCGCCAAACCTATTAGCTTGTCGGAAGCATCCAAACGTTTGGCGCAAGATGCCGATTGTTCAGAAGAGGTTGCCAAAGCTGGTCTACAAAAATTTCTGATCGCAGTTCAACACGAAGTCGTAACGCCCCAAGGCCGGTCGCCGTTTGCTTTCAAACTGCATCAATTCATTTCCGGCCCCGGAAAAGTACATGCGACACTGGAATCTCCAAGCAATAGGCATATCACGCTAGATGCCCAACGCTTTGCGCCAGGCCGTCAATCGGAGTCGGTGCTGTTGTACCCAGCCCATTTCTGTAGAGAATGCGGGCAGGAATACCATCCGGTGTGGCGGGAAGAACAAGGTGGGGTTATATACCGGCCAAGGGAAATTGACGACATCAGCTCGGACGATAACGATGACATCAAATTCGGTTTTTTATGTCCCGCAAATTCCAACCAGCAATATCAAGGACAACTCGAAGAATTGCCTGAAATCTGGCTCGACCTGACCAAATCACAACCCAAAATTAAACCTGGCTATCGAAAAGTCATTCCCATCGCTACGAGGGTCGATGCACAAGGCAACGAAGGCCGTGGCGAACACTATTGGTTTATTCCAGGTAAATTCAGATTTTGCTTGCATTGCGGCTTCGTCAATGAAGCCCATGGCAAAGACATCAACCGACTCGCCAGCCTGTCCGGTGAGGGCCGTTCATCTGCGACAACGATGCTAACGCTCAGCGCTTTACGGCAACTTTTTGAAGAAACAGAATTACCGGAAGGACTTCCCGATCCAAGAAAATTACTCGGCTTTACGGACAATCGGCAGGATGCGGCGCTGCAGGCCGGTCACTTCAATGATTTTGTGTTTTTGCTGACGTTGCGAGCGGGCTTACTGGCGGGATTGCAAATCAATAGCGGTTTATTAAATGAAGAAAACTTGGCAGATGAAGTCTTCAAGGCACTTGGCTTTAATGGAGCCGATGCAGCTACTTTACGCGAATATTTACGCACACCCAAACTCATGGGACTAGCCAGGACTGAAGCCCAGCGTACACTACGCTTCATTCTAGGCTACCGCCTATTGCGCGATTTACGAAGAGGTTGGCGGTTCAATAACCCAAATCTCGACCAATTGAATTTATTGGTCATCCAATATCGCAGCCTAGATGAATTTTGCGCGGATGATTCAGTGTTCGGGCAACCAGGTTCGATTTTGCATAGCCTGTCTCCAGATAATCGGGCAGCATTCTGCCAATTGGTGTTCGATGAAATGCGTTGGGCTCTTTGTCTGGAAAGCCGTTACCTGGATGCTGTCGAACAAGACAAAGCCAAAACCAGTGCTCATCAATATCTGAATGAACGCTGGGCTTTTGTGCCTGATGAGACGCTGGCTACGTCAAAATACCTTATTCTCGGTAAACGCCCCGAATACAAAGGCAAACCACGCGCCGATCTTGTAAGTGCTGGCCCTCGTTCCCGTATCGCTAAGCAAATCAAACGAGCACAATTTTGGAAAGACTCGCCATTTGCTCATCAGGTTTCCTGCTGGAAGGAACAGGAATTTGTTGACATACTTGAATCTTTATTACAAGCGGCGGCCAATTATGGCTATGTTCATAAGCACACCATCGATAGCTCAATTTTAGGCTGGCGATTGAATGCAGCCGCGATGGATTGGTGCACACCGCAACCATCAGAATCTGCCGACTCAAGCAAATCCAACTCATTTTTCCGTCAGCTTTATCTGGTCATGGCGGAGATGCTTAAATTGCCTAGCCACCCGTTATTTGACTTCGAAGCGCATGAGCACACCGCACAAGTCGATGCGGCGCGTCGTCAATTATTGGAACAACGCTTTCGCTTTACCGATAAAGACCGGCAAGACTGGGCTAACGATCCTTCTCACGAAGCGCCTTTGGAGCGCTTACCGGTAATGTTTTGCTCACCGACCATGGAGTTGGGTGTCGATATTTCTGCTTTGAATACCGTTTACCTGCGCAATGTGCCGCCCACTCCAGCAAATTACGCGCAAAGAAGCGGTCGTGCCGGACGTTCCGGCCAACAAGCGCTAGTCATCACGTATTGCGCAGCTCAAAGCCCCCATGACCAATGGTTTTTCCATAATGCCGACAAAATGGTGCATGGCATCGTCAAACCGCCTACGCTCGATTTGGCAAATCGTGATTTAGTAGAAAGCCATTTACATGCCGTCTGGCTTGCATGCTGCGAGATTGAACTCGATAGCAGTATCGCACCATTGATTGATCTGGAACAAGAAGGTAAACCGATCAAGCCAGAGTTGCTAGCAAGATTTACCAATCCCGATGTGCTCGCTAAGGCCAAACAATCGGCCCAGCGCGTGATCGATCAACTGGAATCCGAGATCAAAAATTCAGGCTGGTTTCATGAAGGTTTTGTAGAGCAGATCATCAACGACTCACCGCAAGCCTTTACCGCTGCTATCGACCGTTGGCGTAACCTGTTCGAAGCGACTCGCAAGCAGATGGACATGAGCGACAGCATCGTTAAAAGTCATACTGCATCCAATAGTGATCGAGAGAATGCGCGTCGACGTTATGGGGATGCTGCTCGGCAATATTCGATATTGCTCAAAAGCAGCAACACACAAAATTCGGATTTTTATACTTATCGGTATCTTGCCAGCCAAGGATTCTTGCCAGGTTACAACTTCCCGCGTCTGCCCTTAATGGCATGGATTCCAGCCCGTGGCGGTGCTACCAGCAATGGCAAGGATGATGAGGGCTCGATGGTCAGTCGTCCGCGCTTTTTGGCGTTGTCCGAATTTGGACCCCGCAGCTTGATCTACCATGAAGGTCGCATGTACCGCGTCGTTCGGGCTAAGCTCAATGTCGGTTCGTCCGACCATGTATCTAGCAATAGCTCCCTTGGGACCGTTTCCGCACTGGTTTGTAGTCAATGTGGTTACGGCCACTTGGGTGACGAAAACGGTTCGGCGCCGCTAGAAAATCGCTGTGAAAACTGCGACGCCTTACTGACGGAAAGCGATTGGGTCAACCAGCTCTACCGCATCGAAACCGTCGAAACCCTGCCGGTCGAGCGCATTTCGATTAACGACGAAGAACGCCAACGTCAAGGTTTTGAGCTACAAACAACTTATAGATTTTTGCCTGGCACAATCGGCGAACAGCAGAAACAATTGGCAAAAGTCATCCATAACAACGAAACCCTGTGCGAAATTACCTATTCGCCAGCGGCTCGGATTTGGCGGATAAATCGCGGTTGGAGACGGCGTAAAGATAAAAACCAATTGGGTTTTTATATCAACCCGATTACAGGTGTCTGGAGCAAACAAGACGATCCGAACCAGGATGATGACAGCGGTAACGAAGAGGCACTATTAGATAAAGTCTCGCCCCAGCGCATCGTGCCTTTCGTCGAGGACCATCGCAATGTCTTGATCTTGACCCCCAATCCATCGCCAACCCCTTTATCCATTGAGGCCATGGCGACATTGCAATCGGCGCTAAAACGCGGCATCGAGCAAACCTTCCAGATCGAAGAAGCCGAACTCGTAGTCGAGCCACTGCCCAATACTGATGATCGATTGGCCTTGCTGTTTTATGAGGCCGCCGAAGGTGGAGCAGGTGTTTTGACACGCTTGATTAGCGAGCCAACCAGTTTGTCTTGGGTTGCTAAAGCCGCATTGAATTTGATGCACTTCGACAATGTCGATCAGGCCACCGACTTGGATACACTGCTGCAACTGGAAAGGAAAAATCCAGTCGGCGAAAGCACGTGTGAAGCCGGTTGTTACCAATGCTTGCTGTCGTATTTCAATCAGCCGGATCATGAAAATATAGACCGCCGCAACCAGGATGCACTGAAGATTCTTATCGGTTTGGCACACGCCACGGTAATTCCGGCAGAACCGACATCCAATGTTGAACAAGTGCCAAGCGCTGAATCAAGCTTGATCGAACAATGGCTTGCAGCGTTGCAACAAGCTAACCTTAGGCAGCCGGACGCAATCGAGGTGCCAATTAACCAAGGTCAAGCAACTGCCGCCGGACACTTTAAAGCCCAGCGGGTTTTAGTGTTCATCGAAGCGATTAGCGACGAATTAAAAAATCAATTACAAGATAAAGGCTGGCAAGTGCTGGATTTCTCAGCGCAAGATCAATGGCCCAGCCTATTTGTCCAATACGCCGATCTCATCGGTAAAAAATAA
- a CDS encoding helicase-related protein produces the protein MNMPAANFSIGNLVRARGREWVVQPESKADWLRLRPLGGADDEIIALIPELEFQQVEPATFPWPDPEKPGNHAAALLLRDALRLKLRAGGGPFRSFGNIAVEPRAYQLVPLLMALRLTTVRLLIADDVGIGKTIEAGLIVRELMDRGEINRLAVLCPPHLVDQWQSELAERFNLQAVALTSASAARIERDLPHGVSLFDHHHCVVVSLDYIKSERHREHFLTIAPECVIVDEAHTCASSGQGKQLRFELLQRLVADEERHLLLLTATPHSGDEAAFYNLLSLLNPKFAELQHKTSANDPLRQELARHFVQRRRKDIDEWHDTRGFPKRMTTEITYQLSGAWGQFFDDVQSYCRELAESVEAAGNGNARLIWYATLALLRCVASSPAAAVKALNTRLAGALDNDSCLSDDRLYDGQADNLAGSDLEPPAQWQDVGRLQDLISQAESLSGKSGDPKLAILIEHIRHLLEEGYHPVVFCRYIATAHYVAEQLRKQFPAITVESVTGEYTPEEREQRVQAMEEADQRLLVATDCLSEGINLQHLFTAVIHYDLAWNPTRHEQREGRVDRFGQQAPQVRCSMLYGQDNPVDGFVLNVILRKAEAIKQELGVLVPMPEDETRINQALVKAALMRRGESNKAPKQFSLFDFGEAEEPLKPLQAQWHDALEKAKTNRTVFAQRRIRPEEVMPEWEKQQAALGTEEDVKRFVQTACARLNAPLEVGKRNNYKLLPQHFPEIFKQRLADEGIEKPLLLNFTELHRSHPVVTLLAEHLLEEALLGEKPLAARCAATVTEAVDVVTTLYLLRLRHQLSYVRRRQPYQLMAEETVTLAVRGRSQPEWLINENAAVLLKCQPSGNLPAEVMQREVRQALDFIQSQSSRIEELAQQRAEALLSDHRRVREAARDVGQYNVSPCLPVDIIGVYVLLPDAL, from the coding sequence ATGAATATGCCTGCCGCCAATTTTAGTATTGGTAACCTCGTTCGCGCTCGTGGTCGCGAGTGGGTGGTACAACCCGAATCTAAAGCCGACTGGTTACGACTACGGCCATTAGGTGGTGCGGATGATGAAATCATTGCCCTGATACCGGAGCTGGAATTTCAGCAGGTCGAACCGGCTACCTTTCCTTGGCCTGATCCCGAAAAACCAGGTAACCATGCGGCTGCATTATTGTTACGTGACGCCTTGCGCTTGAAATTACGTGCCGGTGGCGGCCCGTTTCGTTCCTTTGGCAATATCGCAGTCGAACCGCGAGCCTACCAACTGGTGCCCTTATTGATGGCTTTACGCCTGACCACCGTTCGGCTACTGATTGCCGATGACGTGGGTATTGGTAAAACTATCGAAGCAGGCTTGATCGTTCGCGAGTTGATGGATAGAGGCGAAATCAACCGTCTAGCGGTACTGTGTCCACCTCACTTGGTTGATCAATGGCAAAGCGAATTGGCCGAACGCTTCAATTTGCAAGCAGTCGCGCTAACCTCGGCTAGTGCTGCTCGCATTGAGCGTGACTTGCCTCATGGTGTTAGCCTGTTTGACCATCATCATTGTGTTGTCGTGAGTTTGGATTACATCAAAAGCGAACGTCATCGCGAACATTTTCTAACCATCGCGCCGGAATGTGTCATTGTTGACGAAGCCCATACCTGCGCCAGTAGTGGTCAGGGTAAACAATTGCGCTTCGAGTTGTTGCAACGACTGGTTGCCGATGAAGAACGTCATTTGCTGCTGCTCACCGCCACGCCGCATTCCGGCGACGAAGCGGCTTTCTATAACTTGCTGTCTTTGCTTAATCCCAAATTCGCTGAGCTACAACACAAAACATCCGCTAATGATCCGTTAAGACAAGAACTAGCTCGCCATTTCGTGCAGCGCCGCCGTAAAGACATAGACGAATGGCACGATACGCGTGGATTTCCTAAGCGCATGACTACTGAAATCACTTATCAACTCAGTGGTGCTTGGGGGCAATTTTTCGATGACGTGCAAAGCTATTGCCGCGAGTTGGCGGAATCGGTGGAAGCAGCGGGCAACGGTAATGCCCGCCTGATCTGGTATGCCACACTTGCTCTGCTGCGCTGTGTCGCTTCATCACCTGCGGCAGCGGTGAAGGCATTAAATACCCGTTTAGCCGGAGCGTTGGATAACGACAGTTGTCTGAGCGATGATCGCTTGTACGATGGTCAAGCCGACAATTTGGCCGGTAGCGATTTGGAGCCACCCGCGCAATGGCAAGATGTCGGCAGATTGCAAGACCTGATCTCCCAAGCCGAAAGCCTGAGCGGTAAATCCGGTGACCCCAAGCTGGCGATACTTATCGAGCACATCAGACATCTACTCGAAGAAGGTTATCACCCCGTCGTATTTTGCCGTTACATCGCCACCGCTCATTATGTGGCCGAACAACTGCGCAAACAGTTTCCCGCGATTACCGTGGAATCGGTAACCGGCGAATACACGCCGGAAGAACGTGAGCAACGCGTGCAAGCCATGGAAGAGGCAGATCAACGCCTTCTGGTGGCAACCGATTGCTTGTCGGAAGGGATCAACTTGCAACATCTTTTTACCGCCGTAATCCATTACGACCTTGCTTGGAATCCAACCCGACACGAACAACGTGAGGGTCGCGTCGATCGATTTGGTCAGCAAGCGCCGCAAGTGCGCTGTTCAATGCTGTATGGCCAAGACAATCCGGTTGATGGATTTGTCTTGAATGTCATTCTGCGTAAAGCCGAGGCCATTAAACAAGAACTCGGCGTCTTGGTGCCAATGCCGGAAGACGAAACCCGCATCAATCAAGCACTAGTCAAAGCCGCCTTGATGAGACGCGGTGAATCCAACAAAGCGCCCAAACAGTTCAGCCTGTTTGATTTCGGCGAAGCCGAAGAGCCATTGAAGCCTTTGCAGGCCCAATGGCATGACGCACTGGAAAAAGCCAAAACCAACCGCACAGTGTTTGCTCAGCGCCGTATCCGCCCCGAAGAAGTCATGCCGGAGTGGGAAAAGCAGCAAGCCGCATTAGGCACCGAGGAAGATGTCAAACGCTTCGTGCAAACCGCTTGCGCCAGGCTGAATGCGCCGCTAGAAGTCGGTAAACGCAATAACTACAAACTGTTGCCGCAACACTTCCCAGAAATTTTCAAACAACGACTGGCTGACGAAGGCATTGAAAAGCCCTTACTGCTGAATTTTACTGAATTGCACCGTAGCCATCCTGTCGTCACCTTGTTGGCGGAACATCTGCTGGAAGAAGCGCTGTTAGGTGAAAAGCCTTTGGCCGCCCGCTGTGCAGCCACCGTCACCGAAGCCGTTGATGTTGTCACGACGTTGTACTTGCTGCGCTTACGCCATCAACTCAGTTATGTGCGCCGTCGCCAACCCTATCAATTGATGGCTGAAGAAACTGTGACTTTAGCGGTCCGCGGGCGCAGCCAACCTGAATGGCTGATCAATGAAAATGCCGCTGTTTTGCTCAAATGCCAGCCCAGCGGCAACTTGCCTGCTGAGGTGATGCAACGCGAAGTTAGGCAAGCCCTGGATTTCATCCAATCGCAATCAAGCCGAATCGAAGAGTTGGCTCAGCAACGTGCTGAAGCCTTGCTTTCAGATCATCGTCGCGTGCGCGAAGCGGCCCGCGATGTCGGGCAATACAATGTCAGTCCTTGTTTGCCAGTGGACATCATAGGCGTTTATGTCCTGTTACCAGACGCCCTGTAA